The Phycisphaeraceae bacterium genome segment AGGAGAACAGCACCGTATCCCGACGCCGTATGCTGTGTGGTCCCGGGGTGAAGTCTTCCAGGGAGTCCTGGGATCGTTCCTCGGCACTCGCCCGCATTACTCAGCAGGCACCCGCATGCCCGCCCGATCCACGAATGACGCGCCCGAACTGCTGGACTGGCTCGCCCTGCTGGGCGACCTGACGCGGCTTCGCATTCTGCGGCTGCTGGGTGAGGAGGAGCTCGGCGTGGGCGAGTTGGCGCGCGTCGTCCAGGCGCCGCAGTCCAGCGTCAGCCGTCACCTCAAGTCCCTGCTGGAGAGCGGATGGGTCATCAAGCGCTCCGTGGGCACGTCAAGCATGTACCGCTTCGATCTCTCGTTGCTCGATGGCGATGCCCGCGACCTGTGGACCGTGGCGCGAAGGCGGCTGGAGCAGTCACCGGCCTTCGACGGCGATGCGCACCGACTGCGCGAGGTGCTGGCGTCGCGTCACACCGACACCCGCGCCTTCTTCGGACGCATCGGAGGCGAGTGGGATCACCTGCGATCCGAACTCTTCGGCGATCGCTTCACCGCCGAGGCCCTGCTGGCGTTCATCAACCCGGACTGGGTGGTCGCCGACATCGGTTGCGGCACCGGAAACGCCGCCGAACACCTGGCGCCCCTGGTGAAGCGGGTGATCGCCATCGACCGCGAACCGGCGATGCTGGAGGCGGCTCGCAGGCGGCTTGCGGGGTGCGGGAACGTGGACTTCCGCTCCGGAGATCTGTCGCGACTGCCGCTGAAGGATCAGGAGATCGACGCGGCGCTGGTCTTTCTCGTCATGCATCACGTGTCCGACCCCGCCGCCGCGGTGCGCGAAATCGCCCGGTCCCTCAGGCCGGGCGGGATGGTCATGATCGTGGACATGCTGGCGCATCACCACGAGGCGTATCGACACACCATGGGGCATATCCATCTCGGGTTCACCGAGAAGGACGTGCGCGCGTGGGCCCGCGCCGCCGGGCTGCACCTGGTGCGCTACCGGCCCCTGCGACCCGACACCGAGCGCCGCGGACCGGGGCTGTTCGTCGCCACGCTGAAGAGGTGACTCGCCTTCCGTCAGCCGGACGCCGCCGCAGAATCGTCGTCCAGGATGAGCGGCGGGCGATTGGCCTTGCGCCGGATCCAGTCGACGGCGCGGCGCACCGACGGGCGCGAGACGATGGCTCGCTCCAGAGCGAACTTGCCGGGAAAGTTCAGCAGCGACAGACCCAGCAGCATGGTGATCAGCCCCTGGCCCGGCAGCACCAGCATGGCGAGACCCGCCGCCAGCAGCACCACGCCCAGCAGGTTCTTGAGCACGAGCAGCACCATACGGATGACGGGGTGGCTCTTCCGCAGGGCCGATCGAGGCCGATGCGCCGCGAAGTAGTCCGCCGGCAGCCGGGCCAGCAGCCACGGAACGAGGATGAGCGTGCCCAGGAATGTGACCGCGGAGAGGGCGCCGAGCCACCAGAACAGGTGCGGATTGTCAAGAAGTCGGTCCAGCACGGGTTTCCCGTTATCATTCGCTCCCTTGAGCCGATCCGACACATCGTTGGGAACTTCCGGCGCCGCTTCCGAACCCGCGGCGGCCCCGGGGTCAGTCCGCCTGCCGGCATGGTGGACATGGGCGGCGGCGGGGCTGCTGACCATTGTGACGTTCATCGCCTACAGCCCCACGCTGCAGGCCGAGTTTATCTGGGATGACAACGACTACGTCTGGCGCAACCCCGCGCTCAAGAGCACGCAGGGGCTGGACGGTCTGCGCGCCATCTGGACCCCCCGGCTGACGCCCCAGTACTACCCCATGGTCTTCACCTCGTTCTGGATCG includes the following:
- a CDS encoding metalloregulator ArsR/SmtB family transcription factor — translated: MPARSTNDAPELLDWLALLGDLTRLRILRLLGEEELGVGELARVVQAPQSSVSRHLKSLLESGWVIKRSVGTSSMYRFDLSLLDGDARDLWTVARRRLEQSPAFDGDAHRLREVLASRHTDTRAFFGRIGGEWDHLRSELFGDRFTAEALLAFINPDWVVADIGCGTGNAAEHLAPLVKRVIAIDREPAMLEAARRRLAGCGNVDFRSGDLSRLPLKDQEIDAALVFLVMHHVSDPAAAVREIARSLRPGGMVMIVDMLAHHHEAYRHTMGHIHLGFTEKDVRAWARAAGLHLVRYRPLRPDTERRGPGLFVATLKR